A part of Variovorax sp. HW608 genomic DNA contains:
- a CDS encoding winged helix-turn-helix domain-containing protein has product MRILLAEDDPLLGDGLRAGLRQLGFQVDWVRDGEAAERELRAEPYAAAVLDLGLPLKDGLPVLASVRKAGVSMPILVLTARDAVPDRIRGLDVGADDYVVKPVDLHELAARLRALIRRAHGQPQERLHAQDVVLDPGAHAVQRAGVPVALASREFALLHALMLNAGRVLTREQLEQHLYSWGQEVESNAVEVHVHHLRRKLGASLIQTVRGVGYMLPRDPAS; this is encoded by the coding sequence ATGCGCATCCTGCTGGCCGAAGACGACCCGCTGCTCGGCGACGGGCTGCGCGCCGGGCTTCGCCAGCTGGGTTTCCAGGTCGACTGGGTACGCGATGGCGAAGCGGCCGAACGCGAATTGCGCGCGGAGCCGTATGCCGCGGCCGTTCTCGACCTCGGCCTGCCGCTGAAGGACGGCTTGCCCGTGCTCGCCAGCGTGCGCAAGGCGGGCGTCTCGATGCCGATCCTCGTGCTCACCGCGCGCGACGCCGTTCCGGACCGCATCCGCGGACTCGATGTCGGCGCCGACGACTATGTCGTCAAGCCGGTCGACCTGCACGAACTCGCGGCGCGGCTGCGCGCCCTGATCCGCCGCGCCCACGGCCAGCCCCAGGAACGCCTGCACGCGCAGGATGTCGTGCTCGACCCCGGCGCCCACGCCGTGCAGCGCGCCGGCGTGCCGGTGGCGCTGGCCTCCCGGGAGTTCGCGCTGCTGCATGCCTTGATGCTCAACGCCGGGCGCGTGCTGACGCGCGAGCAGCTCGAACAGCACCTCTACAGCTGGGGCCAGGAGGTGGAGAGCAATGCGGTCGAGGTGCATGTCCATCACCTGCGCCGCAAGCTCGGCGCCTCCCTGATCCAGACCGTGCGCGGCGTCGGCTACATGCTGCCGCGTGACCCCGCAAGCTGA
- a CDS encoding ATP-binding protein, producing the protein MPRSLQGRLLLLVLGLVMGVWVATAVMTWLDVRHELDELLDGHLAQGAALLVAQQMRENSEEGTDIEAPTLHRYAPKVAFQVFHEGHLTLRSANAPLLPMVDVHKRFRSGFRTTLIDGVRWRVFATYGGERDVLVYVGERVDSRSSILWAVLRSTLWPMLVALPLLALAVWWAVRRGVTPLRQLGRMLTQREPQALDPITLGGAPSEMAPMLDALNGLFRRIGELMASERRFTADAAHELRTPIAAIRAQAQVALAETDDARRGHALRATVAGCDRAAHLVEQLLTLSRLEGGAELESRALELGALVRGVVADAAPAAIRKRQNIKVDAAQTCQVRGDPAMFAVLVRNLVDNAIRYSPQGADVRVELARPPGHVRLLVEDSGPGMTEEEMARCGERFFRVLGSGESGSGLGWSIVRRIASVQQATVAVSRSRRLGGLAVTVDWAA; encoded by the coding sequence ATGCCCCGCTCGCTCCAAGGTCGCCTGTTGCTGCTGGTGCTCGGCCTGGTCATGGGCGTGTGGGTTGCCACCGCCGTGATGACGTGGCTCGACGTCCGCCATGAGCTGGACGAATTGCTCGACGGTCATCTGGCGCAAGGCGCTGCGCTGCTGGTGGCGCAACAGATGCGCGAGAACTCGGAAGAGGGCACCGACATCGAGGCGCCGACGCTGCACCGGTACGCGCCCAAGGTCGCCTTCCAGGTCTTCCACGAAGGCCACCTGACCCTGCGGTCCGCCAATGCGCCCCTGCTTCCGATGGTCGATGTGCACAAGCGCTTCCGTTCGGGGTTCCGGACCACCCTGATCGACGGCGTGCGCTGGCGCGTGTTCGCCACCTACGGGGGCGAGCGCGACGTGCTGGTGTATGTGGGCGAGCGGGTGGATTCGAGGTCCTCCATTCTCTGGGCCGTGCTTCGAAGCACGCTCTGGCCGATGCTCGTCGCCTTGCCCCTGCTGGCGCTGGCCGTCTGGTGGGCGGTCCGGCGCGGCGTGACGCCGCTCAGGCAACTCGGCCGGATGCTGACGCAGCGCGAGCCGCAGGCCCTGGACCCGATCACGCTTGGCGGCGCGCCGTCGGAGATGGCGCCCATGCTCGACGCCCTGAACGGCTTGTTCCGGCGCATCGGGGAACTGATGGCGTCGGAGCGCCGCTTCACTGCCGACGCCGCGCACGAACTGCGCACGCCGATCGCCGCCATCCGGGCGCAGGCGCAGGTCGCGCTCGCCGAGACCGACGATGCCAGGCGAGGCCACGCGCTGCGGGCGACGGTGGCCGGCTGCGATCGGGCCGCGCATCTGGTCGAACAGCTGTTGACACTGTCGCGTCTGGAGGGCGGCGCGGAACTCGAATCCAGGGCCCTGGAGCTCGGCGCCCTGGTCCGCGGCGTGGTGGCCGATGCCGCACCCGCCGCGATCCGCAAGCGGCAGAACATCAAGGTCGATGCGGCGCAGACATGCCAGGTCCGGGGAGACCCCGCCATGTTCGCCGTGCTGGTGCGCAATCTGGTCGACAACGCGATCCGCTACAGCCCGCAAGGGGCGGATGTTCGCGTCGAACTCGCACGGCCCCCTGGCCACGTGCGCCTCCTCGTCGAGGACAGCGGCCCCGGCATGACCGAGGAAGAGATGGCGCGCTGCGGGGAGCGCTTCTTCCGCGTCCTGGGCAGCGGCGAAAGCGGCAGCGGCCTGGGCTGGTCGATCGTGCGGCGCATCGCATCGGTGCAGCAGGCGACGGTCGCCGTCTCGCGATCGCGCCGGCTCGGCGGGCTCGCGGTTACCGTCG